AACTGCTCGACCGGTTCGACTGCCCTGTTCATGGCGCGTCAGGCGGTGGAATCGGGTGTTGTCGATGTGGCGCTGGCGCTTGGCTTTGAACATATGAAACCCGGCGCACTGACCTCGCACTGGGATGACCGGCCCAGCCCGTTCGATGCCTTTGACGCGGAAACCGACGATCTGGTCGGCCAGCCCGAGATCCCGCTGGCGCTGCGCTATTTCGGCGGTGCGGGCAAGTCGCACATGGAGAAATACGGCTCTTCCATGCTGGACCTCGCGCGCATCCGCGCCAAGGCGAGCCGCCATGCGGTGAACAACCCGCTGGCCCTGTTCCGAAATGAGCTGTCGCCCGAGGATGTGCTAGAAAGCCCCACCATCTGGGGAGGCGTGATGACCCGCCTCATGGCCTGCCCGCCCACCTGCGGCGCGGCGGCGGCGGTCGTGGTCAGCGAGGCCTATGCCAAGAAACACGGGCTGAACACCAACGTGCGCATCGCGGGCCAGGCGATGACCACCGATTACGCCAGCACCTTTGACGCCCACGACATGATGAAGGTCGTCGGCTACGACATGACGGCAGCCGCCTCGAAACAGGTGCAGGAGCAAACCGGCATCGGCATTGAAGACGTCGACGTGGTCGAACTGCACGACTGTTTCGCCCATAACGAGATGATCACTTACGAAGGCCTTGGCCTCTGCCCCGAAGGCGGCGCATCCAAGTTCATCGCCGATGGCGACAACACCTATGGCGGCAAATATGTGACCAACCCCTCGGGCGGGCTTTTGTCCAAGGGACATCCCCTTGGCGCGACCGGCCTTGCGCAATGTTACGAGCTGACCCGCCAGCTGCGCGGCACCGCAGGCAGCACGCAGGTCGAAGGCGCCCGCACGGCGCTGCAGCACAACCTCGGCCTTGGCGGCGCCTGCGTCGTCACCATGTATCAGGCGCAGTGAGGCGGCGATGATCGACACCTCTTACATCGGCCACGTGACCGATCCCTATGCGGTCACGGTGGAGAAAGGCCGGTTGCGGGATTTTGCCCGCGCAACCGGCCAGAGCGACCGCGTCTATCTGGATGAGGAGGCCGCGAAGGCGGCGGGCTATCGTGGACTGCTGGCGCCGCCCACCTACCTGTTCTCGCTGGATCTGGACCGCGAAGATCCGTTCTATTTCATCACGCTCTT
This genomic stretch from Phaeobacter gallaeciensis harbors:
- a CDS encoding MaoC family dehydratase N-terminal domain-containing protein — encoded protein: MIDTSYIGHVTDPYAVTVEKGRLRDFARATGQSDRVYLDEEAAKAAGYRGLLAPPTYLFSLDLDREDPFYFITLLKIDIAKVLHGEQAFTYGAPMCAGDTITLVSKVTDIYAKKGGAMEFVHLKTSATNQLGEDAGSMTRTVIVRHPQ
- a CDS encoding lipid-transfer protein; the protein is MSAHVMVAGVGMTKFAKPGQNEPYTEMGAAAVRDALQDAGLPYDAVQQAYAGYVYGDSTCGQAALYKVGMTGIPVMNVNNNCSTGSTALFMARQAVESGVVDVALALGFEHMKPGALTSHWDDRPSPFDAFDAETDDLVGQPEIPLALRYFGGAGKSHMEKYGSSMLDLARIRAKASRHAVNNPLALFRNELSPEDVLESPTIWGGVMTRLMACPPTCGAAAAVVVSEAYAKKHGLNTNVRIAGQAMTTDYASTFDAHDMMKVVGYDMTAAASKQVQEQTGIGIEDVDVVELHDCFAHNEMITYEGLGLCPEGGASKFIADGDNTYGGKYVTNPSGGLLSKGHPLGATGLAQCYELTRQLRGTAGSTQVEGARTALQHNLGLGGACVVTMYQAQ